One Saccharomycodes ludwigii strain NBRC 1722 chromosome VI, whole genome shotgun sequence DNA segment encodes these proteins:
- a CDS encoding uncharacterized protein (similar to Saccharomyces cerevisiae YKR095W | MLP1 | Myosin-Like Protein (paralog of YIL149C | MLP2)): MSNIIASVNEHYPDFKNIILYQNSGKLNVDFEKIYEVIINLYEEKEWKPIKAKLVPGIKQYKEFKFEYGGTKYMLVNKRTISDEEIQMNSLTDSTTLKQQVLKNENFKNFAVDVLKFVTVSTSSRVKNEFVETFSKTLDNIHQVSRFIYEHKDKKTVAVSFEESKLRHYLSEWKLDLLRSHKNKDGYVQIGYDQLIALLRATVKSVNKQRQQKEEAARKLMEETISAAVTEHEQLVSDLAPFHTILQLNGSYLKQSSVIQAKAKDEWLKQPRDARKEGFDAWAQAWWCENKADAIMIEFDKLAKDSTLGAFLAKQNAFQE, translated from the coding sequence ATGTCCAACATTATCGCATCTGTTAATGAGCATTATCccgattttaaaaacattattttgtaCCAAAACAGTGGTAAGTTAAATGTTGACTTCGAAAAAATCTATGAAGTTATCataaatttatatgaagaaaaagaatggAAACCAATCAAGGCAAAATTGGTACCGGGTATTAAACAGTACAAAGAATTTAAGTTTGAATATGGGGGTACCAAGTACATGCTCGTCAATAAACGAACAATCAGTGATGAAGAAATCCAAATGAACTCATTAACCGATTCGACTACGTTAAAACAacaagttttgaaaaatgaaaattttaaaaattttgctGTTGATGTTTTGAAGTTTGTCACAGTTTCTACCTCCTCTAGAGTCAAAAATGAATTTGTTGAgactttttcaaaaactcTTGACAATATCCATCAGGTATcaagatttatttatgaACATAAAGACAAGAAAACTGTTGCTGTTTCTTTTGAAGAATCCAAATTACGTCACTATCTTTCTGAATGGaaattagatttattaagaagccataaaaataaggatGGTTATGTTCAAATCGGCTATGATCAACTGATTGCTCTTTTGCGTGCTACAGTTAAGTCTGTTAATAAACAACGTCAACAGAAAGAAGAGGCCGCTCGTAAGTTAATGGAAGAAACTATTTCAGCTGCTGTTACAGAACATGAACAATTGGTTTCAGATCTTGCTCCTTTTCATACTATTCTACAATTGAATGGATCTTACCTCAAACAATCTAGCGTCATTCAAGCTAAAGCGAAAGACGAATGGCTCAAGCAACCTAGAGATGCGAGAAAAGAAGGGTTTGATGCGTGGGCTCAGGCATGGTGGtgtgaaaataaagcaGATGCTATTATGATCGAGTTCGACAAATTAGCTAAAGATTCGACATTAGGTGCGTTTCTTGCAAAACAAAATGCGTTTCAAGAGTAA